Within Mangifera indica cultivar Alphonso unplaced genomic scaffold, CATAS_Mindica_2.1 Un_0032, whole genome shotgun sequence, the genomic segment taatacattttgatacaggtgaaaaataattgtattataaaatatatcttaacacgatatagtaaatatatcatacgatatgatatatttgactaatataaatcgatatacctttttagagaaaatgatgatgtaatacgattatatatgaaaatttttaaaattttaaaagtatttgtgattgtttcaaaattatgatatgtgaattattaatttattaatattttaatattttattttttaaaagacgtatcatacaatataatacataatacaCGATATAGAATATTATGTTTTTCATACACGATTTAACTATTATGAGTATTATGAACTCAAAAAGGgtggaatgaaaaatatcttATGGCAGGGGGGTTCATATTTTCCGAAAACCATGGGGGCCTAAATGTAATGATATCGGGTTTTGACACTGTTAAAAAACGACGTCGTGTTTGTTCCGAACAGATCGATTCCTACAAAATTTCACTCtcatggttcaattcaattcttAACGCTGGTGGCTGCAGCGGCTGTTCTTGGCAGTGCTTCCTTTCCCGCGGTGGCTGCGGCTAATGTATTGGTGGCGCAGACTTCAATCTCTGCTGTAGTGATTTTATTTGAAGGTACTTTTTCTATGACTTCATTTCAGTCTTGCTTGTTGATTGCTTTCACTTCCTTGGTGTTAATAatggattttctttttgatacATGTTGAATCcttatacaaattttaagtAGAATTAATTTTCGATTTATAATTTCTTGTTTCACCGTAGTATTCTTTGTCTAATATTGTTTTTCCTCTCtgttatttctttaattatcaaattgtgGAACAATCAGTTTTCGTGTTTTATTTGATCCGTAGCTGATCACGTTTTAGAACGATAATTTTTTGTCTCTGTTACTAATTGGCCGGTAACATTTTTAGGacaataatttttgtgttttgggATAATGTTGTATGGATTAATGTCAtgttatcttataattttatgatcCACGACCCTATCTTTGTGTTTTGGGATGTTTATGATGCACAACCTACTGAAAATAAGAGCATGCAGTTGCGAAAATTCCTTGTCGGGTAAGTTTTGCCCCACATGAAGCATAATTCTAGGATAGCAGAATTCGTTGTCAGATAAGTTTTGACCCACATGAAAGCCTTTACAAGCTGTTACTAACTCTTGGAAAGAGTGTCAGTAGATTAGGTGTGTGTGAAGATGCTGACTACTTTTTCAATTGGAAATTATCATGCTGATTTGCTGCATTtgcatatttgatatttttcatgtcATTTACATTTGTAATTTACCTTGTCTTTAATTTTAGGGAAGAGAAGTTAGAATTAATCGTAAAAGAGAAGGGAGAATCCTTGTTTCCTGATGGCTGCTTCTTCAAAGGGTCTCATCCCTGAAACTCAAACTCAGAATGAAGATTGGACCATTGTTTTACCTCGTCGTGGCAAGCAAAGAAGAAATTTACCTAGAATTATAACTCCTGAAGAACAACGGAAACCATGGTGCCCAACGGAAATTGAATCTGATCCTCATAGAGTATCAAAGTTATTACAAAGGATGCAGAACTGCATCAAAAAAATGGAGAGCTCtcatttctatcaaaattttgttaatcaaaTACAAAGTCCAGATGTCTTGAGTTACTTTTATAGTATTTTGGGTTCTGAGTTGAAGATGCAAATGGTGATTTATGGTATTGGCAGCATTGAATTGTATGAACCCCCTCGATTGCAGCTTAGCCTTGCAATCTTGATGAAAAGAAAGTTCAGTTGGATTGGCGACATAGAGGTGTTTGATCCAATTCTTTCTGCAACAGAAGCTCGGGTTTTCGAAGCCCTTGGTTGTTCTGTCCTGTCAGTTAACGAACAAGGCCGCCGATGTGCCATAAAGCCAACACTTTTCTTCATGCCACACTGTGAAGCAGAGTTGTATAACAGTCTTTTGCAGGCAAATTGGGGAGCAATGTTAAAACGCATTGTAGTGTTTGGAAACAGCTTTGAGATGTACCACCAGCATGTCTCAGAGTTTAAGAGCTCAACTATTGTCAATACAGCTAAGAACGTTTTAGCTGTTCGAAGATTCACAAATGAATTTAGCATTGATATTATTTCAGATGATTATTTTGCAGCATTTCATGATTCAGGTTGGCATTTCTTCAACCCTGATCTTGGAATTGAACTGcagttaatataaatttgatgaaaatggaTTCAGTGTATTCTTTGTTTTATGTCTTAATGGAAATGATTCTGTGGTATGTTTTTCTGTATGCTGAAAAGATCGAATCAGTATTCttatgttttttcatatttatgagaagatcatttatttatatatatgatgtttGTGTGCTGAATATTGTGGGTTGATTAATGCCTCTATCCCAGTCATTTGATACAAGATTCTTAAAGCAGTATTAGTGTCATTCTAAAGCAAGTTAGCGGAAATAATTCATTTCAATCAATGGATGGAAGAAAAAATGTCCATTTCAACATCTTTGATAATCAGGAAAAACAACCTTAATTCCAATAGAAGTTAGTTGAACCAAATGGTTAAAGGGTACATGAGTCTTTTCAACTCTTTTTCAATTTGTGCTGTGTATGGTTGGTTGTTTGGTGATTGCTATTGGAGGTAGAAGTCACTGCACAACCAGGACTGCGGTAtcgtatttttgttatatacaCTCTACATGTTTATGAATCAGCCTCTTTCATGTTTTGAATAAAAGAAGCTGAAGCTTCACTTAGagttttatattcttttatggCAGAATCACCATGAAGAGACTTCTCTAGCATGAAGTCTGTGTTTCCTGAAAGCATTGAATAGTGTTCCTTAATTCCAATTTATGTTTGTCGAACCAAATGGTTAAAGGGTACATGAGTCTTTTCAACTCTTTTTCAATTTGTGCTGTGTATGGTTGATGTTTGGTGACTATCGGAGTTTGTGCACAACCAACCTATTCATACCCAAATAGAGAGAGCGCCTAGTGCTTAGTAACAAATTCTTCAGTTTATGTGGTTTCAGTTGGATATTTGGAAATATCAAGAGTGCTAATATGTCTGATGAAAAGCCTCTAAAAATGGTTTTTGATGGATTATTAATATTTCTGGTGCCATAACGAACTCAAAAAGGGTGGAACGAAGAATTGGTGACGGCAGGGGGGTTTTATCTCGTTTTATGAAAATCATGGGGGCTTAATATCCCTACAAATATATAAGGTTTTAATTGGTATAAACAAAATGACGTTGTATTTATTCCAAACAGATCGCTTCCTACAAAGTTTCGCTCtcatggttcaattcaattcttAAAAATGGTGGCTGTGGCGGCTGTTCTTGGCAGTGCTTCATTTCCAGTGGCAGTTGTGGCGGAGGCTTCAATCTCTTctgttgtgattttattttgaaGGTAATTTTTCAATGACTTTGTCACTTCATTTCAGTCTCGCTTGTTGATTGCTTTAGCTACCTTGTCGTTAATTatggattttctttttgattcaTGTTGAATCctaatacaaatttttagttGAATTAATTTTCAATGTATAATTTCATGTTTTACTGTAGTATTCTTTGTCTAATTGTTTTTCGTCTCTGTTATTcctttaattatcaaattgtgGAACAATCAATTTTCGTGTTTTATTTGATCCATAGCTGATCACATTTTagaacaataattattttttgtctcTGTTACTAGTTAGCTGATAACATTTTTAGAagaatattttttgtgttttgggataatattttatagattaatGTCATGTTATGCTATAATTTTATGATGCACAAGTGCTGAGTAGTGTAGAGTAGTAAGGGAAAATGATGAGAATATTGACTGCAGAGTGTTAAGAATGTTAATTGTTGttgaatttgaagaatttttcttttgttgctaAGTGTAAAGCAGAATGTTGTTGGCTTTATGGTACTGCAGAGTGTTGTTAGTTTGTCTGAGTATAATGTTGCTTGTGGAGCTAATAGTTGACTACAGTTTTCATTTGGTAATGTTCTTAAGTGTGTGTATTACATATAGGATTGCACAAGGAAAGTTGTCTCAACTCAACATCAAGAGTTTGCTATACCTGATTTTCAATTACATTAAAGGCAAAACTCCTGACGAGATTCACAAAACATTCAACATTATGCAACTCTATCCTTTGTCTTTCTTTGGATTCAACATTATATAACTctgtcttttgtttttctttctttggacATGTGTTAACTTAAACTTGCTAAGTGTTAAACAATGGTTATTTATCTGATGTTTTGTTATCTATTGTATTGTCATTTTGAATCGTGTTATTTATGTTAACAAagtatttcttttatataaataatacatgcTTATGCATCATTTCTTTTGCccttaatatttaaaagtaaatgatttttaataaatttaaaccgtAATTGAAATCgtgtttttttagtttagtctgattttatttgaaatctAATATGGTTTAgtttatactaaaatttttccaaattgtttttttttttttatagtttggtttgaaaaaagtTCTTAAATCACACCAAACAAAACCGTGCACACCTCTACCTCCAACAACAAAGCATTAAGGTTTTACAATCGTAATCTCTAGTTTATTACAATGGCAAGAAAACAAGAAAGCATGCAAAACCCTCagccttttctttttgttgacgATGGCAACTTGATGGCTTCTTCAAAGAAACAATCCAAACTTTCCAAACACCACCAAAAGGAAGATAAAGTTAGTATTTGAAGttaaatttatagaatttgatcttttttttaatttttattatctgtGCACTCATAGCTAACTTTTGTGGTTTACTGTAAAGATGATTTCCTCGGGAATTAGTTCCAAGATTTTGAAGGAAGTGCTGATTCAGCAGGAGGAGGTTCTTGAAGAGGCTGAAGAGTCTAATAACAAGGCCTTTGTTTTCTCCAAAGAAGACTGGAGTTAGCATtgagttgaagaagaagaagagaatattgatgatcTTGGTGGTTTCTGTGAGACTCAAAGTCAATTGGGCAACCATGAGGTCTGTGATATGTTGTCTGTACTTCTATATCTCAAATTGGGAAATTTTATCCAGTGAAAAAATGAAACCTGTTATAAGAAAAACAAGGCTTGCATTTTGGAATTTGTAACTGTTTGAATTGTAATGTAAGATGTGACTTgtaaaatattgtaaatatggTATTTGGTACAAGTACTACTTTTCTAtctttttaattggaaaattttgGGCTAATTTTCTGTAATCCATTTTatcgtttattttttttttttttgtggagaTGAGTGATTACTGGAGACATTCTTATCAGAGGATACTGGCCTGCAACTTACAATTGCTGGCCTCATCATCAAGAAGATCAAAGAAAACGATGCAAACCTGGCTTCaggtttttaatttctttatcatcTGAGGATCATGTTggccaattttttaatatagtttttggcttcttttaaataattgtttgtgTTGGAATTTGTAGAAACTCGCCCCTTGCCTAAGTTGGATGAATCCTTCATAAATTTGTATGAAAGGTAAAGTAACTATTGAAAAATACAGTTTTCCTCTTATTTAAGAAACTGTAGattgttactattttgttacagatttagtttcaattttattattaagtttatttttccttatttcgTTTCTTGTTTTCCGATAgcaaaatttgtcaaattagTTCCTAGTTTCTATTCCATACTCtattataataagattaatttatcattCAACTTTTATTAGTAACTATCCATACTTTACACATTTGGTTTAAGTTCATTATGTATTAGTCCTTTCTGGAAAAATTGACTGGTTCGTAAGagactttttttcttctttgagtTCCTCTGTCTCCTAAAGTTGTATCTATGAGTTTTTAGAATATGAGAGGgatgtattaataatttttttttaatataataacgaAATATGGCATGAACAAATGTGGGAGGATGTCTTGTACCTTACTGAATCTGAAAATTGGTCTCCTAATGCTTTATTTCAAGCCACGCGAATCTTTGCTCGACACTTTTACAAACTTGTTTTGCTTCCTCAGATTAGAGATGATATCCAGAAGAATAAGAAGCTCCATTTTGCTCTATATCAAGCTTTGAAAAAATCACTGTATAAACCTGCTGCATTCAACAAGGGAATATTGTTCCCTTTGTGTAAGGTATACATCTTCAAATATGTCACCTTAAGTCATATTGACAATGGCTCTTTGACCACAAGAATTTATCAATCACATGGTAATTTGATTTTGCAAATCATAACTATGCTCtaagctattttttttttaccttcatTTCATATTCAGTCTGAGACATGTTACCTCAGTGAAGCTGTCATCATCTGGAGTGTTACTGAAAATGTTTGCATTCCTATGCCTCTTTCAAGGTGTGTGTTGTACTACTAGGTCTTCTAAACACTTGGGCATtgtcggaaaaaaaaaaaaggattagaTCTAGTGGATGTGTGGTAATTAAAAATGTCAGTGAAAGGTGGTCAAGAGAATTACCGATGCCTGCCAAAAACTCAACTTGATATTAGATACTTATGAATGAtgctagttttaaaattttgaaagttggtATAGAAATTTATATTCTTTGTAATTCTAGCAATAAAATTCATGTGAATTGAATCATAAGGCAATTTTTTCTACATGAACACACATTCCACATTTGAGCTTTTGATAGTTTTCAGTATGAATGGGTTCTTCATTTGATGCATTTCATTTTCCCCGGTCATATTCAAAAACTGTATTCCTTGACTTCTCTTACCAAGACCCATTTCTGTgatcaataaaacaattgaGGAAGACAGGTTTGATATTCCAGATGTACCTTTGAGGAGTATTGAATATCAACTACCCACTGATGAGGTGAGTGCTTGGTATGTCGTTGGTTATATGTAATTGATagactttaattttaataactgtATTATTTATTTCTGGGTTTGCTTGGATACCAATTTCATGTGAAAAGTTAGAAGCTTTAGGATTGTTCTATTCGTGGTCACAAAAGCAGTTTTTGTTCTTGAATAGGCAAACTCTTTTGGTGTACATTTCCCGAATACCTTTATGAACGAGGTTGAAGAAAGCCCAAATTTAAATGtgtctttatttttattcttgtgAAGACTTTTTCAAGAATGTAGACTGGGAAGGATGTGGATGTGCCATTATCTTCCCATGGCGGCTACGTGCTTGCCATCTGTTTTTTAAATTCTGTGTAAACACCCTTGTGTTCTTAAGCTAGTTATATTTTCACTTGCTGGTGCTGTTCTCCACAACCGAAATTCTTGAAGAGAACTGTAGATATCTTTGTTTGAGGCACTGCAGTGTTGTTCTTAATTTTATGAAGGATTTTCAAAAGAGCTAAGAAACTTATCATATTCATCTGAGTGTTGTTGCGACTTGAAGAGTTTAGATGTAGACAGGATCAGTGACAGACCCAAGGGGGGTTTAAGAAGGTCACCTGACCCTTAtggattttaaatatttatagttatcCCTCTTGCGTatgaaaaatgagaattttaatacaattttaaatttgaaaaattattaatttaatatattaaaaatatcaaaattatccttaaaatttCTGGATAGGTGTCTTATTCTCCGACAAGGAATGTTGTCGATTCATATGCCATTATTATGTTGTGAAGTATACATGTAGACTTAGAATATCTATCGTATTTGTGTGAGACATATTTTGTAGTTTACAGTCTTTCACTACACTAAAAAGAACATGGCATGTTAGTTTTTATTGATGTGCTTTCATAAAGGTTGTTATAAGCAGACATTCACAAGATTCTTCATGTATATACACATATGATGTTATCACAGTTATGTTATTCATGTGGTTAGAGTACCTAATATTTGTTTTAACTTAGTCCGATTTATGTAGAgaaaatgtgtttttaaaaaaatattctcacCATAGCTTTTATATGTATTGCATATAAATCGGAGTTTAAGATTAAGAGATGTATCTTAGATGATCGAGAAAAGTAGCATGTATTGTCATCAAATTTATGGACTGAAGGTATTTATAcgataattaattataagttcATCGAAGTTCAGAGTTTACTCGTAATGATGAAGTTCATGTGGAATATGTTGATGTCACTTGTTAATATGcaaccaattttttttcacaatatCATTAGGAAAGAATTTGGATTCGACAAGTTTaatccaaattatttttttacttaaatatatat encodes:
- the LOC123206324 gene encoding protein SENSITIVITY TO RED LIGHT REDUCED 1-like: MAASSKGLIPETQTQNEDWTIVLPRRGKQRRNLPRIITPEEQRKPWCPTEIESDPHRVSKLLQRMQNCIKKMESSHFYQNFVNQIQSPDVLSYFYSILGSELKMQMVIYGIGSIELYEPPRLQLSLAILMKRKFSWIGDIEVFDPILSATEARVFEALGCSVLSVNEQGRRCAIKPTLFFMPHCEAELYNSLLQANWGAMLKRIVVFGNSFEMYHQHVSEFKSSTIVNTAKNVLAVRRFTNEFSIDIISDDYFAAFHDSGWHFFNPDLGIELQLI